The proteins below come from a single Epinephelus moara isolate mb chromosome 19, YSFRI_EMoa_1.0, whole genome shotgun sequence genomic window:
- the si:ch211-217g15.3 gene encoding uncharacterized protein si:ch211-217g15.3, which produces MLRFSLVVCASLILGITAKPYKPWKKLTDEAFQDTVVSIDDKGRMSWGVEVEPPQDMDETDYDIDPSMMIWKSMAGTGWDKQPLKAEEDLDELHHPSMADLLKVQIQNLDTLPAADIQAQPWQEDADVKSNQEPEEDKDDIDHPGFSEVALNEPEQDWDEVYHKAREQLDGYLAPLRAEYKAEAESRISHSEPEKDEDALYHHDVQGSPVQMEPLRPEVVAESKARLHLQPEEDMDDVYHRDLPELIPDHEAAAPVYLPSERKHSEPEEDLDHLYHP; this is translated from the exons ATGTTAAG GTTTTCTCTGGTAGTCTGTGCGTCTCTGATACTTGGTATCACAGCGAAGCCATACAAACCATGG AAAAAACTCACAGATGAAGCCTTCCAGGATACTGTTGT ATCCATAGATGACAAAGGAAGGATGTCCTGGGGAGTTGAAGTGGAGCCTCCACAGGACATGGACGAGACTGACTATGACATCGACCCTAGCATGATGATTTGGAAGAGCATGGCAGGCACGGGATGGGACAAACAGCCCCTGAAGGCTGAAGAAGACTTGGATGAGCTACACCATCCTTCAATGGCTGATCTTCTCAAAGTTCAAATTCAAAACCTGGATACCCTCCCTGCTGCCGACATCCAGGCACAGCCCTGGCAGGAAGATGCTGACGTGAAGTCCAATCAGGAACCAGAGGAGGACAAAGATGACATCGACCACCCTGGTTTTAGTGAGGTGGCGCTGAACGAGCCTGAGCAAGACTGGGATGAAGTCTACCACAAAGCGAGGGAGCAGCTGGATGGATATCTGGCTCCACTACGGGCTGAATACAAAGCTGAAGCAGAGAGCCGTATTTCACACTCTGAACCAGAGAAGGATGAGGACGCGCTGTATCACCACGATGTCCAGGGTTCACCTGTGCAGATGGAGCCACTGAGACCTGAGGTTGTGGCTGAAAGTAAGGCGAGACTTCACCTTCAGCCAGAGGAGGACATGGACGACGTGTACCACCGAGATCTCCCAGAGCTCATCCCTGACCATGAGGCTGCCGCTCCTGTTTATTTGCCGTCTGAGAGGAAACACAGCGAGCCAGAGGAAGACCTGGACCATCTCTACCACCCATAA